One part of the Desulfonema ishimotonii genome encodes these proteins:
- a CDS encoding pyridine nucleotide-disulfide oxidoreductase/dicluster-binding protein: MDQKELREIENRCIQEEPAWCMAECPLHVDVRLFLKKMAEGKWDAARKVLDKTMPFPGILGRICDHPCEKKCKRGEVDAPVAISELERACVTFTASLKKVMLLPDRGKRVAVIGSGLSSLTAAWDLIRKGYGVAIFEPGSYLGGSLWNLPHDLLPKQIIGDETALLQNTGVRINLKAAITPERFEEMYADFDAVYIGQDNEIACDFGLAQTPSGRIRTDDVTRAASRKGVFAGGIPEDGSTRPSPVLNAAQGRWAATSADRYIQNVSMTAARPHEGPMKTRLYTDITGIPPLPRTPVSDPEEGYDKEAAIGEAGRCLQCECMECVKACPYLEHYKSYPKSYARQIYNNLSIVKGDRKANTLINSCSLCRLCETVCPESFSMADLCHNARQEMVRVGKMPPSAHEFALLDMAFSNSDKCALARHAPGESGSAWLFFPGCQLSGSAPGHVTQSYSYLREKLGNRVGLMLGCCGAPAHWGGDAKRADAVTAQLKAQWTKMGHPRPVLACSSCMEMFRKFLPEADPVSLWEIMAREGLPETALNARAGASAVAVIDPCTARHDTGVQESVRHILRETGFSVAELDHSREMTECCGFGGLMANANPDMAREVIRRRAGQSPLDYVAYCAVCRDHLATTGKRTAHLLDYIWPDEAGPDPAERKNPGYSLRHENRARLREKLLSELWGEKTEETDACEKIVLHISDEVRDRLEDRRILTGDIQKVLFHVQNGGAHFKNPKTGHWLAVHRPLNVTFWVEYAPSGQGFEIYNAYCHRMIIVEEGK; the protein is encoded by the coding sequence ATGGACCAAAAAGAACTCAGAGAAATCGAAAACCGGTGCATTCAGGAAGAGCCGGCCTGGTGCATGGCCGAATGCCCGCTTCATGTGGATGTTCGGCTTTTTCTGAAAAAAATGGCAGAGGGCAAATGGGACGCCGCCCGGAAGGTGCTGGACAAGACCATGCCCTTTCCCGGCATTCTGGGACGCATCTGCGACCACCCCTGCGAAAAAAAATGCAAACGGGGAGAGGTTGACGCGCCCGTTGCCATCAGCGAACTGGAGCGGGCCTGTGTCACGTTCACCGCGTCTCTGAAAAAGGTGATGCTTCTGCCGGACAGGGGCAAACGGGTGGCCGTCATCGGCAGCGGCCTCAGCAGCCTGACCGCAGCCTGGGATCTGATCCGCAAGGGATACGGCGTCGCCATCTTTGAACCGGGCAGCTATCTCGGCGGCAGCCTGTGGAACCTGCCCCACGACCTTCTGCCCAAACAGATTATCGGCGATGAAACGGCACTGCTACAGAATACCGGGGTCCGGATCAACCTGAAAGCGGCCATCACGCCCGAACGGTTTGAGGAGATGTACGCGGATTTCGATGCCGTGTATATCGGCCAGGACAACGAAATCGCCTGTGACTTCGGACTGGCGCAGACCCCGTCAGGGCGGATCAGAACAGATGACGTCACCCGTGCGGCCAGCCGGAAAGGGGTTTTTGCCGGGGGCATTCCCGAAGACGGCAGCACCCGCCCCTCTCCGGTCCTCAACGCGGCCCAGGGCCGATGGGCGGCCACATCGGCTGACCGTTACATCCAGAACGTCTCCATGACGGCGGCCCGGCCCCATGAAGGCCCCATGAAAACCCGCCTTTACACCGATATCACCGGCATCCCCCCTCTGCCCCGGACGCCCGTGTCCGACCCGGAAGAGGGGTATGACAAAGAGGCGGCCATCGGCGAAGCCGGGCGCTGCCTGCAATGCGAGTGCATGGAGTGCGTAAAGGCCTGCCCCTACCTGGAACACTACAAAAGTTATCCCAAATCCTACGCCCGGCAGATCTACAACAACCTCTCCATTGTCAAAGGGGACAGAAAGGCCAACACTCTTATCAACTCATGCAGCCTGTGCAGGCTGTGCGAAACCGTCTGCCCGGAAAGTTTCTCCATGGCCGATCTGTGTCACAATGCCCGGCAGGAGATGGTACGGGTCGGCAAAATGCCGCCGTCCGCCCATGAGTTTGCCCTGCTCGACATGGCATTCAGCAACAGCGACAAATGCGCCCTGGCCCGCCATGCGCCCGGCGAGAGCGGGAGCGCCTGGCTCTTTTTCCCCGGATGCCAGCTTTCCGGCTCCGCACCCGGCCATGTGACGCAGTCCTACAGCTATCTGCGGGAAAAACTGGGCAACCGGGTGGGCCTGATGCTCGGCTGCTGCGGCGCACCGGCCCACTGGGGCGGCGATGCGAAACGGGCCGATGCGGTCACGGCGCAGCTGAAAGCGCAGTGGACGAAGATGGGCCATCCGCGACCGGTGCTGGCGTGCAGTAGCTGCATGGAGATGTTCAGAAAATTTCTGCCGGAGGCCGATCCGGTTTCCCTCTGGGAGATCATGGCCCGCGAAGGGCTGCCGGAAACAGCCCTGAACGCCCGCGCCGGGGCATCGGCAGTGGCCGTCATCGACCCCTGCACGGCCCGGCATGACACCGGTGTGCAGGAGAGTGTGCGCCATATTCTCAGAGAAACAGGGTTTTCCGTGGCGGAGCTGGATCACAGCCGGGAGATGACCGAATGCTGCGGGTTCGGCGGCCTCATGGCCAACGCCAATCCCGACATGGCCAGAGAGGTGATCAGACGCCGGGCCGGGCAGAGTCCCCTGGATTATGTGGCCTACTGCGCCGTGTGCCGGGACCATCTGGCCACCACGGGAAAACGGACCGCCCATCTGCTCGATTATATCTGGCCGGATGAGGCCGGACCGGACCCGGCGGAACGCAAAAATCCGGGCTATTCCCTGCGCCATGAAAATCGCGCCCGCCTGAGGGAAAAACTGCTCAGCGAACTCTGGGGGGAGAAAACAGAAGAGACGGACGCCTGTGAAAAGATCGTTCTGCACATTTCAGACGAGGTGCGGGATCGGCTGGAGGACCGGCGGATTCTGACCGGGGATATTCAGAAGGTGCTGTTTCACGTTCAAAACGGGGGGGCGCATTTCAAAAACCCGAAAACCGGTCACTGGCTGGCCGTTCACCGGCCTCTGAACGTAACCTTCTGGGTGGAATACGCGCCGTCCGGCCAGGGATTTGAGATCTACAATGCCTATTGTCACCGCATGATCATCGTGGAGGAGGGCAAATGA
- a CDS encoding DVU_1557 family redox protein, translated as MSQMKISPETVDWECATCGRALELSKVHVAYLESRFTVELLRCPDCGLVYIPEELANGKMAEVERILEDK; from the coding sequence ATGAGTCAGATGAAAATATCGCCCGAAACCGTGGATTGGGAGTGCGCCACATGCGGCAGGGCACTGGAACTGAGCAAAGTGCATGTGGCCTATCTGGAAAGCCGCTTCACCGTGGAACTGCTCAGATGCCCGGACTGCGGTCTGGTCTATATCCCCGAAGAGCTGGCAAACGGGAAGATGGCCGAAGTGGAGCGGATTCTGGAGGATAAGTAG